In Papaver somniferum cultivar HN1 chromosome 1, ASM357369v1, whole genome shotgun sequence, a genomic segment contains:
- the LOC113286609 gene encoding proline iminopeptidase-like, which translates to MCRLITRTLICQQQFPLLTLPHSLSNSLKKSSSVSTPISSTHFFSDRSKLAVTRARKINHITQAMDSLPELNRNLYSDIEPHKSGFLKVSDLHSIYWEQSGNPNGHPVVFLHGGPGGGTAPSNRRFFDPEFYRIVLFDQRGAGKSTPHACLEENTTWDLINDIEKLREHLQIPEWQVFGGSWGSTLSLAYSQAHPDKVTGIVLRGIFLLRKEELDWFYEGVGAAAVFPDAWESFRDLIPEEERSCFISAYNKRLNSKDLETQYEAARRWTRWEMMTTYLIPNEDQAKRGDDDKFALAFARIENHYFVNKGFFPTESFLLDNIDKIRHINTTIVQGRYDMCCPMMSAWELHKAWPEADFKVVADAGHSANELGIAAELVAANEKLKHILKRDGIVSN; encoded by the exons ATGTGTCGTCTAATCACCCGTACTCTTATTTGTCAGCAGCAGTTTCCTCTCTTAACACTTCCCCactctctctcaaactctctaaaGAAATCATCATCCGTATCCACTCCAATCTCTTCTACCCACTTCTTCTCAG ATAGAAGTAAGTTAGCAGTAACCCGTGCTCGGAAAATCAATCACATAACACAAGCTATGGATTCGTTACCGGAGTTGAACAGGAACCTTTATTCGGATATAGAGCCTCATAAGTCTGGGTTTTTGAAAGTTTCTGATCTTCACTCAATCTATTGGGAGCAATCAGGGAATCCTAATGGACAT CCAGTTGTGTTTCTCCATGGAGGTCCAGGAGGTGGTACAGCACCTAGCAACAGAAGATTCTTTGACCCTGAATTTTACCGTATTGTTTTGTTTGATCAG aGAGGTGCTGGTAAAAGCACACCCCATGCTTGCTTGGAGGAAAACACAACATGGGACCTCATCAATGATATTGAAAAGCTAAGAGAACATTTGCAAATTCCAGAATGGCAG GTATTTGGTGGGTCGTGGGGGAGCACTCTTTCCCTAGCCTACAGCCAAGCACATCCTGACAAG GTTACTGGCATTGTCCTTAGAGGTATCTTTCTGCTAAGAAAGGAAGAGCTTGATTGGTTTTACGAAGGAGTTGGTGCTGCAGCTGTATTTCCCGATG CTTGGGAGTCTTTCAGAGACTTGATCCCAGAAGAAGAGAGGAGCTGTTTTATAAGTGCCTACAACAAGAGGTTGAACTCCAAGGATCTAGAAACACAG TATGAAGCTGCTAGAAGGTGGACCAGATGGGAGATGATGACCACATATCTTATCCCTAATGAAGATCAAGCTAAAAGAGGAGATGATGATAAGTTTGCCTTG GCATTTGCAAGGATTGAAAATCATTACTTTGTTAACAAGGGCTTCTTTCCTACCGAGTCGTTCCTCTTGGATAACATTGACAAGATAAGGCATATTAACACCACAATTGTTCAG GGAAGGTATGATATGTGTTGTCCAATGATGTCTGCATGGGAACTTCATAAAGCATGGCCAGAGGCAGATTTCAAG GTGGTTGCAGATGCAGGGCATTCTGCAAATGAACTAGGAATAGCTGCTGAACTTGTTGCAGCAAACGAGAAACTCAAGCACATATTGAAAAGGGACGGAATTGTTAGTAACTAG
- the LOC113286578 gene encoding transcription factor bHLH74-like isoform X2, whose translation MSLGETSSGGGGNSYFGTCWDPMLSLAHSGGGPSMASQHHQIPISPYGMYGNQGGHPVQFPNDPRFIGLAPKLPCFGSGNFSEIAGSFGGSERSQIANSGCPSNYTSNKDGIAENNSRNSSPDGNKRKRVPDYNSSKSPQGQFSSVQNETDTEQQKDVSEGGLDDSNEQNDKKSKAGKNPATSSRGNSNGKQAKDNSQDGQAPKDDCVHLRARRGQATNSHSLAERVRREKISERMKLLQDLVPGCNKITGKAVMLDEIINYVQSLQQQVEFLSMKLATVNPEVNFDIDQILSKDILHSRSLGAALHGFGPGATSSLHPSLNPLAGMQALQCTNPQLPNMSQAPNTWEDELQSMIQMGLISNQALENMGLNGHMKVEL comes from the exons ATGTCTTTAGGGGAAACCTCTAGTGGTGGAGGAGGGAATTCGTATTTTGGTACTTGTTGGGATCCAATGCTTTCTCTTGCTCATAGTGGTGGTGGTCCTTCAATGGCTTCTCAACATCATCAAATTCCCATTTCTCCATATGGTATGTATGGAAACCAGGGTGGTCATCCTGTTCAGTTTCCGAATGATCCTAGATTTATTGGATTAGCACCGAAACTTCCTTGCTTTGGTAGTGGGAATTTTTCGGAAATTGCTGGTTCATTTGGCGGTTCTGAGCGTAGCCAGATTGCTAACTCTGGTTGCCCTTCTAATTACACTTCGAATAAGGATGGTATTGCCGAGAATAATTCGAGAAATTCTTCGCCTGATGGGAATAAAAGGAAAAGGGTGCCTGATTACAACTCAAGCAAGAGTCCTCAGGGTCAATTCAGTTCTGTACAG AATGAGACTGACACAGAGCAACAGAAGGATGTTTCTGAAGGGGGCCTTGACGATTCGAACGAACAAAATGATAAGAAATCAAAAGCTGGAAAGAACCCTGCAACGAGTTCACGTGGGAATTCAAATGGTAAGCAAGCTAAAGATAATTCACAAGATGGTCAAGCTCCTAAAGACGACTGCGTTCATCTCAGGGCAAGACGCGGTCAGGCAACTAATAGTCACAGTCTTGCTGAAAGG GTAAGACGAGAAAAGATAAGCGAACGAATGAAGCTTCTGCAAGATCTTGTTCCAGGTTGCAATAAG ATTACTGGCAAAGCAGTCATGCTGGATGAGATTATCAACTATGTTCAGTCACTGCAACAACAAGTTGAG TTCCTATCAATGAAGCTTGCCACTGTCAATCCAGAAGTGAACTTTGATATTGACCAAATTCTTTCCAAAGAT ATTCTTCATTCAAGAAGTTTAGGCGCAGCTCTTCACGGATTTGGTCCTGGAGCGACCTCATCTCTTCATCCATCTTTAAATCCTCTAGCAGGGATGCAAGCTCTACAATGTACAAATCCCCAGCTACCCAACATGTCTCAG GCGCCGAATACATGGGAGGATGAACTCCAGTCAATGATTCAAATGGGCTTAATTTCTAACCAAGCTCTTGAAAATATGGGATTAAATG GTCATATGAAGGTGGAGCTGTAG
- the LOC113286619 gene encoding probable xyloglucan glycosyltransferase 12 — translation MAPPTFQWWEKESHRGTPVIVKMENPNYSMVEIEGPSEEDVFLTPNNRNAKGRGKNAKQLTWVLLLKAHKAVGCLTSIGSTTFNLFSAIKRRLHSGRTDSEEDDDGNDDHTQEIHHNDNANENQTVKSRFYSLIKLFLWFSVVLLGFEIAAYFNGWQFESPYLNFQQHFHLPSFEFEGGLFDFVYSRWVFVRVEYLAPPLQFLANACIVLFLIQSVDRLVLCLGCFWIKFKKIKPIPKGEIVLDVESSGGSTDKTDYFPMVLVQIPMCNEKEVYQQSIGAVCNLDWPKSNMLIQVLDDSDDPITQLLIKEEVQKWQQEGAHIVYRHRVLRDGYKAGNLKSAMNCSYVKDYEFVVIFDADFQPNPDFLMKTVPHFKDNDEIALVQARWSFVNKDENLLTRLQYINLSFHFEVEQQVNGIFLNFFGFNGTAGVWRIKALEESGGWLERTTVEDMDIAVRAHLHGWKFVFLNDVECQCELPESYEAYRKQQHRWHSGPMQLFRLCLPDIIRSKISVGKKANMIFLFFLLRKLILPFYSFTLFCIILPMTMFIPEAELPPWVVCYIPATMSFLNILPAPKSFPFIVPYLLFENTMSVTKFNAMISGLFQLGSAYEWVVTKKSGRSSEGDLVSLVEKDPKHIRGVSVPNLDEMEKEEIRQKQQRVSEKKKKHNRIYTKELALAFLLLTASARSLLSAQGIHFYFLLFQGISFLMVGLDLIGEQVE, via the exons ATGGCACCACCGACGTTCCAATGGTGGGAGAAAGAAAGCCATAGAGGGACGCCGGTAATAGTAAAAATGGAAAACCCTAATTATTCAATGGTTGAGATTGAAGGTCCAAGTGAAGAAGATGTTTTTCTAACGCCAAATAACAGAAATGCAAAAGGGAGAGGTAAAAATGCAAAACAATTGACATGGGTTTTGTTATTGAAAGCTCATAAAGCTGTTGGATGTTTAACATCAATTGGTTCAACAACATTCAATCTTTTCTCTGCAATTAAACGTAGGCTTCATTCAGGAAGAACAGAttcagaagaagatgatgatggaaaTGATGATCATACCCAAGAGATTCATCATAATGATAATGCTAATGAGAATCAGACTGTAAAAAGCAGATTTTATTCATTAATAAAACTGTTTCTATGGTTTTCTGTGGTGCTATTAGGGTTTGAAATTGCTGCTTATTTTAATGGTTGGCAATTTGAGTCACCATACTTGAATTTTCAGCAGCATTTTCATTTGCCTTCTTTTGAATTTGAAGGGGgtctttttgattttgtgtatTCTAGATGGGTTTTTGTAAGGGTTGAGTATTTAGCTCCACCTCTACAGTTTCTTGCAAATGCTTGTATTGTATTGTTCTTGATACAAAGTGTGGATCGGCTAGTTTTGTGTTTAGGGTGTTTTTGGATCAAATTTAAGAAGATTAAACCGATTCCCAAAGGAGAGATTGTGTTGGATGTTGAATCAAGTGGTGGAAGCACTGATAAAACTGATTACTTCCCTATGGTTCTTGTTCAGATCCCTATGTGCAATGAAAAGGAG GTATATCAACAATCTATTGGTGCTGTCTGCAATTTAGACTGGCCGAAATCAAACATGCTCATTCAAGTACTGGATGACTCTGATGACCCAATTACACAATTGCTTATCAAAGAGGAAGTTCAGAAATGGCAGCAAGAGGGTGCACACATTGTCTACAGGCATCGTGTGCTTAGAGATGGGTATAAAGCTGGGAATTTGAAATCTGCCATGAATTGTAGTTATGTCAAGGATTACGAATTCGTTGTCATCTTTGATGCCGATTTCCAACCCAACCCAGATTTTTTGATGAAGACAGTACCTCACTTCAAG GACAATGATGAAATAGCGTTGGTTCAGGCTAGGTGGTCTTTTGTCAATAAAGACGAGAACCTGCTAACGAGATTGCAGTACATCAACTTGTCTTTTCATTTTGAGGTCGAACAGCAAGTCAATGGGATATTCCTCAATTTCTTTGGATTCAATGGAACTGCTGGGGTCTGGAGGATAAAGGCTTTAGAGGAATCTGGTGGATGGTTGGAGAGAACTACAGTGGAAGACATGGATATAGCCGTTCGTGCTCATCTTCATGGGTGGAAATTTGTTTTTCTCAATGATGTTGAG TGTCAATGTGAACTACCTGAATCTTATGAAGCATATCGAAAGCAGCAACACAGATGGCATTCTGGTCCCATGCAGTTGTTTCGCCTCTGTTTGCCTGACATTATTCGTTCTAAG ATCAGTGTTGGAAAGAAGGCCAATATGATTTTCCTCTTCTTCCTACTAAGAAAACTTATATTACCCTTCTATTCCTTCACCCTTTTCTGCATAATTCTCCCCATGACAATGTTCATCCCAGAAGCTGAGCTTCCTCCCTGGGTCGTCTGCTATATCCCAGCCACCATGTCATTTCTCAACATCCTTCCGGCTCCCAAATCCTTCCCTTTCATAGTTCCTTACCTCCTCTTTGAAAACACAATGTCTGTAACCAAATTCAATGCAATGATCTCCGGCCTCTTCCAGCTTGGGAGTGCCTATGAATGGGTTGTCACCAAAAAGTCTGGTCGCTCCTCTGAGGGTGATCTTGTGTCATTAGTTGAAAAAGACCCAAAGCACATTCGCGGTGTATCTGTGCCCAATCTCGatgagatggagaaggaagaaaTTCGACAGAAGCAACAACGAGTgtctgaaaagaagaagaaacacaacAGAATATATACAAAGGAGCTAGCTCTTGCGTTTCTTCTCCTCACAGCCTCTGCAAGGAGTTTGTTGTCTGCACAGGGTATacatttttactttcttcttttcCAGGGGATATCTTTCTTAATGGTGGGTCTGGACCTGATAGGAGAACAGGTTGAGTAA
- the LOC113286578 gene encoding transcription factor bHLH74-like isoform X1, with protein MGSDDNCDLGLQQSRGGGSLLSSPSSGIYTNPQSGKVTMSLGETSSGGGGNSYFGTCWDPMLSLAHSGGGPSMASQHHQIPISPYGMYGNQGGHPVQFPNDPRFIGLAPKLPCFGSGNFSEIAGSFGGSERSQIANSGCPSNYTSNKDGIAENNSRNSSPDGNKRKRVPDYNSSKSPQGQFSSVQNETDTEQQKDVSEGGLDDSNEQNDKKSKAGKNPATSSRGNSNGKQAKDNSQDGQAPKDDCVHLRARRGQATNSHSLAERVRREKISERMKLLQDLVPGCNKITGKAVMLDEIINYVQSLQQQVEFLSMKLATVNPEVNFDIDQILSKDILHSRSLGAALHGFGPGATSSLHPSLNPLAGMQALQCTNPQLPNMSQAPNTWEDELQSMIQMGLISNQALENMGLNGHMKVEL; from the exons ATGGGTTCTGATGATAATTGTGATTTAGGTCTTCAACAAAGTCGAGGAGGTGGAAGTCTTTTGAGTTCTCCATCTTCTGGGATTTATACAAATCCACAGTCTGGAAAGGTTACAATGTCTTTAGGGGAAACCTCTAGTGGTGGAGGAGGGAATTCGTATTTTGGTACTTGTTGGGATCCAATGCTTTCTCTTGCTCATAGTGGTGGTGGTCCTTCAATGGCTTCTCAACATCATCAAATTCCCATTTCTCCATATGGTATGTATGGAAACCAGGGTGGTCATCCTGTTCAGTTTCCGAATGATCCTAGATTTATTGGATTAGCACCGAAACTTCCTTGCTTTGGTAGTGGGAATTTTTCGGAAATTGCTGGTTCATTTGGCGGTTCTGAGCGTAGCCAGATTGCTAACTCTGGTTGCCCTTCTAATTACACTTCGAATAAGGATGGTATTGCCGAGAATAATTCGAGAAATTCTTCGCCTGATGGGAATAAAAGGAAAAGGGTGCCTGATTACAACTCAAGCAAGAGTCCTCAGGGTCAATTCAGTTCTGTACAG AATGAGACTGACACAGAGCAACAGAAGGATGTTTCTGAAGGGGGCCTTGACGATTCGAACGAACAAAATGATAAGAAATCAAAAGCTGGAAAGAACCCTGCAACGAGTTCACGTGGGAATTCAAATGGTAAGCAAGCTAAAGATAATTCACAAGATGGTCAAGCTCCTAAAGACGACTGCGTTCATCTCAGGGCAAGACGCGGTCAGGCAACTAATAGTCACAGTCTTGCTGAAAGG GTAAGACGAGAAAAGATAAGCGAACGAATGAAGCTTCTGCAAGATCTTGTTCCAGGTTGCAATAAG ATTACTGGCAAAGCAGTCATGCTGGATGAGATTATCAACTATGTTCAGTCACTGCAACAACAAGTTGAG TTCCTATCAATGAAGCTTGCCACTGTCAATCCAGAAGTGAACTTTGATATTGACCAAATTCTTTCCAAAGAT ATTCTTCATTCAAGAAGTTTAGGCGCAGCTCTTCACGGATTTGGTCCTGGAGCGACCTCATCTCTTCATCCATCTTTAAATCCTCTAGCAGGGATGCAAGCTCTACAATGTACAAATCCCCAGCTACCCAACATGTCTCAG GCGCCGAATACATGGGAGGATGAACTCCAGTCAATGATTCAAATGGGCTTAATTTCTAACCAAGCTCTTGAAAATATGGGATTAAATG GTCATATGAAGGTGGAGCTGTAG